In Candidatus Omnitrophota bacterium, the following are encoded in one genomic region:
- a CDS encoding 4Fe-4S dicluster domain-containing protein, producing the protein MSYSPLKWLANFIHPPKEERIGVSRRAIVFGGLGGLAGATFFRAVSQGAQHTYNPALIRPPGSLPEKEFLATCVKCGECMKVCPTNALQPTFLEAGLEGVWSPILKMNYGYCEYGCNLCGLVCPTGAIRKLELEEKQKQTKIGMAFFDKNRCLPFAFGRSCMVCEEHCPTPEKAIWFEEVEVMREKGVKEIVKQPHVNPDLCVGCGICSFVCPIKDQPGIYVTSVCETRHPENQMLLTNSAGGDDVYGN; encoded by the coding sequence ATGAGTTATTCTCCTTTGAAATGGCTGGCGAATTTCATCCATCCGCCAAAAGAAGAACGAATCGGCGTTAGCCGCCGCGCCATTGTGTTCGGCGGCTTGGGCGGACTTGCCGGAGCGACGTTTTTTCGCGCCGTATCGCAAGGCGCCCAGCATACATACAATCCCGCTCTCATCCGCCCGCCGGGATCGCTGCCCGAAAAGGAATTTCTGGCGACATGCGTCAAATGCGGCGAGTGCATGAAAGTCTGCCCGACGAACGCGCTGCAACCCACTTTTTTGGAAGCGGGGCTGGAAGGCGTATGGTCGCCTATTCTAAAAATGAACTACGGCTATTGCGAGTATGGATGCAACCTTTGCGGTCTGGTCTGTCCCACCGGCGCTATTCGCAAACTCGAGTTGGAAGAGAAACAAAAGCAAACTAAAATCGGCATGGCCTTCTTCGACAAGAATCGCTGCCTTCCCTTCGCTTTCGGGCGTTCGTGCATGGTTTGCGAAGAACATTGCCCCACGCCGGAAAAAGCCATCTGGTTCGAAGAAGTGGAGGTTATGCGGGAAAAAGGCGTTAAGGAAATCGTCAAACAGCCGCATGTCAATCCGGATTTGTGCGTGGGATGCGGAATATGCTCCTTTGTATGCCCCATTAAAGACCAACCGGGCATCTACGTCACCAGCGTCTGCGAAACGCGCCACCCCGAAAATCAAATGTTGCTGACGAACAGCGCAGGAGGAGACGACGTTTACGGAAATTGA
- a CDS encoding 4Fe-4S binding protein has translation MSRKKRRTSLIVWLRRACQTAFLIFFFYLFFQTIFHPNYAMDYPVKFFFQIDPLVMIGTWMASHAIPIALLFSLITLAATIVFGRWFCGWICPFGAIHNFFTSLRQRKLKKRMESASYSTSQRIKYYVLTVFLAGAMLGWNAVGWVDPFSFLYRSIATSIYPALNWLAAGLFAWLYQADPGVGPIRATVISEPIYDLLRNRTGLVTDVQPYFWGSMLIGVLFIIVVLLNLYRARFWCRYICPLGALLGVAGKNPAFRLKKDEELCNGCNICVADCQGGAEPHKMGGWKPSECFYCWNCKPSCPSNAISFFFETPIQIGKAEPAVTLAASSEEWIEEEMEEIETHEASAPIVKSPKTTVPKTGGTSRRKQASKKKSKGRRS, from the coding sequence ATGAGCCGAAAGAAACGCAGAACCAGCCTGATCGTATGGCTGCGCCGCGCCTGCCAAACCGCCTTCCTGATTTTCTTCTTTTATCTCTTCTTCCAAACGATCTTTCATCCCAATTACGCGATGGATTACCCGGTGAAGTTTTTCTTCCAAATCGATCCGCTGGTAATGATTGGAACGTGGATGGCGTCCCATGCCATACCGATCGCTTTATTGTTTTCATTGATTACCCTGGCCGCGACGATCGTCTTCGGACGTTGGTTTTGCGGATGGATATGCCCTTTCGGCGCCATTCATAATTTCTTCACCAGTCTCCGGCAAAGAAAATTGAAAAAGCGGATGGAATCGGCGTCGTATTCTACCAGCCAGCGAATTAAGTATTACGTTCTCACGGTTTTTCTGGCGGGCGCCATGCTGGGTTGGAACGCCGTGGGATGGGTGGATCCATTCTCCTTTCTTTACCGTTCGATAGCGACCTCGATTTATCCGGCGCTCAATTGGCTGGCAGCGGGATTGTTCGCTTGGCTGTACCAAGCGGATCCAGGCGTCGGCCCCATTAGGGCGACCGTAATCTCCGAGCCGATTTACGATTTACTGCGCAATCGAACCGGTCTCGTCACGGACGTCCAACCTTATTTTTGGGGTAGTATGTTGATCGGCGTTTTGTTTATCATCGTCGTCTTGCTTAACCTATATCGCGCCCGCTTCTGGTGCCGTTATATCTGTCCGTTGGGCGCACTGCTGGGCGTCGCCGGCAAGAATCCCGCCTTCCGGTTGAAGAAAGACGAAGAATTGTGCAACGGCTGCAACATCTGCGTCGCCGATTGCCAAGGCGGCGCCGAACCGCATAAAATGGGAGGCTGGAAGCCATCGGAATGCTTCTATTGCTGGAATTGCAAACCATCCTGCCCTTCCAACGCCATCTCCTTCTTTTTCGAAACGCCGATCCAAATTGGGAAAGCCGAACCGGCCGTCACCCTGGCGGCGTCCAGCGAAGAATGGATCGAAGAAGAAATGGAGGAGATCGAAACGCATGAAGCGTCCGCGCCTATCGTCAAATCTCCCAAGACAACAGTTCCGAAAACCGGGGGAACCTCTCGGCGAAAACAAGCCTCGAAAAAGAAATCCAAAGGGAGGAGATCATGA
- a CDS encoding DUF362 domain-containing protein, producing MRTCAMAGAGMQAVWPSLSVLAADAPVMSIVKYKNSPKEEEGVAEEADRLVREAIKALGGMSRFVSKGDVVWLKPNMGWDRKPEYAANTNPAVVATLIKLCDEAGAKEVIVSDNTCNKEHLCFANSGIQAAAEKAGARVFFLDQRKYKKMAINGKALKEWEIYADAVEVDKVINVPIAKHHGLSEVTMSMKNLMGVIGGARNRFHQDITNTLPDLSAFIKPDLIVIDAIRVLMANGPRGGNLADVERRDIIAAGTDPVALDAFGTTLLNKKPEQIGHIVEAANRKLGVMDYKSLNPQEIAI from the coding sequence ATGAGAACATGCGCGATGGCGGGCGCAGGAATGCAAGCCGTCTGGCCATCCCTATCCGTTTTGGCGGCGGATGCTCCCGTCATGAGCATTGTGAAATATAAAAACTCGCCGAAGGAAGAAGAGGGCGTCGCCGAAGAAGCGGATCGGCTGGTGCGCGAAGCGATCAAAGCGCTCGGCGGCATGTCTCGATTCGTTTCCAAAGGCGATGTGGTCTGGTTGAAACCCAATATGGGTTGGGACCGCAAACCGGAATACGCCGCCAACACTAATCCCGCCGTCGTGGCGACGCTGATTAAATTGTGCGACGAAGCGGGGGCGAAAGAGGTTATCGTCAGCGACAACACTTGCAACAAGGAGCATCTCTGCTTCGCCAACAGCGGCATTCAAGCCGCCGCCGAAAAAGCGGGGGCCAGAGTCTTTTTCCTCGATCAACGGAAATACAAGAAGATGGCGATCAACGGCAAAGCGTTGAAAGAATGGGAAATCTACGCCGACGCCGTGGAAGTAGATAAGGTCATCAACGTTCCCATCGCCAAACATCACGGACTCAGCGAAGTGACCATGAGCATGAAAAACCTCATGGGAGTGATCGGCGGCGCCCGCAACCGTTTTCACCAGGATATTACGAACACCCTTCCCGATCTATCGGCTTTCATCAAGCCCGACTTGATCGTCATTGACGCCATCCGCGTTCTTATGGCCAATGGTCCGCGCGGCGGCAATCTTGCGGATGTGGAGCGCCGCGACATCATCGCAGCGGGAACCGATCCCGTAGCGTTGGACGCTTTCGGCACGACGCTTCTGAACAAAAAACCGGAACAGATCGGCCATATTGTGGAAGCCGCCAACCGCAAACTAGGCGTGATGGATTACAAATCCCTCAATCCCCAAGAAATCGCGATTTAA
- a CDS encoding DUF5615 family PIN-like protein — protein sequence MLRFAADENFNNDIIRGLLRRNPNLDIVRIQDAGLSGADDESVLEWAAKEDRILLTYDVSTITRYAYERIRTGKPMPGVFESNRSVPIQITIEDILLLNDCSVPGEWIGQVRYLPLR from the coding sequence ATGCTTCGCTTTGCGGCTGATGAAAATTTTAACAATGATATCATCCGCGGTTTATTGCGGCGTAATCCCAATCTGGATATAGTTCGCATCCAAGATGCGGGATTATCGGGAGCCGACGATGAATCGGTATTGGAATGGGCAGCTAAAGAAGATCGCATTTTGTTGACTTATGATGTAAGTACGATTACGCGCTATGCTTACGAACGAATACGAACAGGAAAGCCTATGCCGGGAGTATTCGAATCAAATCGCAGCGTCCCAATTCAAATTACTATTGAAGATATATTGCTTTTAAACGATTGCAGCGTTCCCGGCGAATGGATTGGACAAGTACGATATCTCCCTTTACGTTAA
- a CDS encoding DUF433 domain-containing protein codes for MPLTFSPEILPLEVDADEVVRIGKTRVTLDVVMEAFQEGATAEEIVQQYPSLQLADVYNVIGYCLRRSDEIAAYLEKRKKDIEAIRQENESRFDPAGIRNRLLARRSNREIR; via the coding sequence ATGCCACTTACGTTTTCTCCCGAAATATTGCCGCTTGAAGTAGACGCCGATGAAGTAGTGCGGATTGGAAAAACCCGCGTTACCCTTGACGTCGTGATGGAAGCATTCCAAGAGGGAGCCACCGCCGAAGAGATCGTCCAACAGTACCCAAGTCTTCAACTAGCCGACGTGTATAACGTAATTGGTTATTGTCTTCGGCGATCCGATGAAATCGCCGCCTATTTGGAAAAAAGAAAGAAAGATATTGAGGCCATCCGCCAGGAAAACGAATCGCGGTTCGATCCTGCCGGAATACGCAACCGGCTATTGGCTCGACGTTCGAATCGAGAAATCCGCTAA
- a CDS encoding serine hydrolase domain-containing protein, whose translation MVLTSCNRLFSIILIGLSMGIPAAAKEGMVFPAGEWQTSTPESQGVAHDNLQKALDDFKSQSGGAGIDEMAIVRNGYLIWQGSGADKVRVLYSCTKTFTSAILGLLAADGVVGIDDFAVKYIPSLSSKYPEYAQIKLSHLASMTSGYDGAKGDGWKFYETDPSRHLECVLEYAVPGPPIFTAGTSFKYHDPPVHLLGRILTKAAGKPLEQLFKERIANPIEMKQFSWSNYGYRDGILFNNPAGTPGEIQGGVSSNALDLSRYGLLFLNQGNWNGKPLLASSFVERAVSTQVGADIPTKYLDLTGRYGFFWWTNGVQKDGKRPWPSAPPKTYAAHGTGRNFIFVIPEWNMVIVRLAPALDGHVQIGNVRESAWENFFSRLKDGVKG comes from the coding sequence ATGGTCCTGACGAGTTGCAACCGGCTTTTCTCTATCATTTTAATCGGCTTAAGCATGGGGATTCCCGCCGCCGCGAAGGAAGGCATGGTTTTTCCCGCCGGCGAATGGCAAACCAGCACGCCCGAAAGCCAAGGCGTTGCGCATGATAACCTCCAAAAAGCCCTTGATGACTTTAAATCTCAATCGGGCGGCGCGGGGATCGACGAGATGGCGATTGTCAGAAACGGCTATCTGATATGGCAAGGCTCCGGCGCCGATAAAGTCCGCGTACTATACTCCTGCACCAAAACGTTTACCAGCGCCATCCTCGGACTCTTAGCGGCGGACGGCGTCGTCGGCATAGACGATTTCGCCGTAAAATATATACCTTCGTTAAGCAGCAAATATCCGGAATACGCCCAAATCAAACTCAGCCATTTGGCATCGATGACCTCCGGCTACGACGGGGCCAAGGGCGATGGCTGGAAATTTTACGAAACCGATCCTTCTCGCCATCTCGAATGCGTCCTTGAATACGCCGTTCCCGGTCCCCCTATATTTACGGCGGGAACCTCCTTTAAATACCACGATCCCCCAGTGCATCTTTTAGGCCGCATATTGACCAAAGCGGCAGGCAAACCGCTGGAACAACTATTTAAAGAGCGAATCGCCAACCCCATTGAAATGAAACAATTTTCCTGGTCCAACTATGGTTATAGGGATGGGATTTTGTTCAACAATCCTGCGGGGACGCCGGGAGAGATTCAAGGAGGAGTCTCTTCGAATGCGCTAGATTTGTCGCGTTACGGGCTGTTGTTTTTGAATCAAGGGAATTGGAACGGCAAGCCGTTGCTCGCATCGTCTTTCGTCGAAAGGGCTGTTTCGACGCAAGTCGGCGCGGATATCCCAACGAAGTATTTAGACTTAACGGGCCGGTATGGCTTTTTCTGGTGGACGAATGGAGTCCAGAAGGACGGAAAGCGGCCCTGGCCTTCGGCGCCGCCGAAAACCTACGCCGCGCATGGCACCGGACGCAATTTTATTTTCGTAATTCCCGAATGGAATATGGTCATCGTTCGTTTGGCTCCCGCGCTCGACGGCCACGTTCAAATAGGAAACGTGCGAGAAAGCGCATGGGAGAATTTCTTCTCGCGGCTGAAAGACGGCGTAAAAGGATAA
- the frr gene encoding ribosome recycling factor, protein MSNEFIEECQMEMEESIEHTKRELAQLRTGRATPALLDSVQVEAYGAKTPIRQLANISVPEARLLVIQPWDKSIIGEIEKAIQKSDLGINPNSDGKLIRLSIPPLTEERRRDLVKIAKKVGEEGKVRVRQVRRESIESLKKAEKEGSLPEDDSKNLQAEVQKLTDKFTTAIDDILKDKEHEIMNF, encoded by the coding sequence ATATCGAACGAATTTATCGAAGAATGCCAGATGGAAATGGAAGAGTCCATAGAACATACCAAACGCGAACTGGCCCAGTTGCGCACTGGACGCGCTACGCCCGCGCTTCTCGATTCCGTTCAAGTGGAAGCCTACGGCGCCAAAACGCCCATCCGGCAACTGGCTAATATCAGCGTCCCCGAAGCTCGTCTTCTCGTTATCCAGCCTTGGGATAAATCCATCATTGGCGAAATCGAAAAAGCCATCCAAAAATCCGATCTAGGCATCAATCCCAACAGCGACGGCAAATTGATCCGCCTCTCCATCCCGCCTTTGACGGAAGAACGCCGCCGCGACTTGGTCAAAATCGCCAAAAAAGTAGGCGAAGAAGGCAAAGTGCGCGTACGCCAGGTGCGCCGCGAAAGCATCGAGTCCCTAAAGAAGGCGGAAAAAGAAGGCTCCCTCCCCGAAGACGACTCCAAAAATCTTCAGGCCGAAGTGCAGAAATTGACCGACAAGTTCACCACGGCCATCGACGATATCCTCAAAGACAAAGAACACGAAATCATGAATTTTTAA
- the pyrH gene encoding UMP kinase — translation MPKPRRVLLKISGEALAGEQGHGIHFPTLEQVSRQIADARQCGVQLAIVLGGGNIWRGSESISSFIDEPTAHYMGMLATVINVLAFQGALEQAGVDTRVQTAIHMEELAEPYIRRRAIRHIEKGRVVIFGGGTGNPYFTTDTAAALRAIEIEAEVVYKATKVDGVYSSDPKKDHNAIRYESLTYKEVLHKGLRVMDSTAVSLCMENNLPIIVFDMTKPGAIRRALMGESVGTIVRGEEKIRVES, via the coding sequence ATGCCCAAGCCTCGTCGGGTCCTACTTAAGATCAGCGGGGAAGCCCTCGCGGGCGAGCAAGGGCACGGCATCCATTTCCCCACCCTCGAACAAGTCTCCCGTCAAATCGCCGACGCCCGCCAATGCGGCGTGCAACTCGCCATTGTGCTTGGAGGCGGAAATATCTGGCGCGGAAGCGAATCGATCTCCTCCTTTATCGACGAACCCACCGCCCATTACATGGGCATGTTGGCTACCGTCATCAACGTTTTAGCTTTCCAAGGCGCCTTGGAACAAGCGGGCGTCGATACGCGAGTGCAGACAGCAATTCACATGGAGGAATTGGCCGAGCCTTATATCCGGCGCCGCGCGATTCGCCATATCGAAAAAGGGCGCGTCGTCATTTTCGGAGGCGGAACCGGAAACCCCTATTTCACCACCGATACGGCCGCCGCTCTCCGCGCCATCGAAATCGAAGCCGAAGTCGTTTATAAAGCCACCAAAGTGGATGGCGTCTATTCCAGCGATCCTAAAAAAGACCATAACGCCATCCGTTACGAATCGTTGACGTACAAGGAAGTTCTGCACAAAGGACTCCGCGTGATGGATTCCACCGCCGTTTCCCTTTGCATGGAAAACAACCTCCCTATCATCGTCTTCGACATGACGAAGCCGGGAGCCATCCGCCGCGCCTTAATGGGGGAATCCGTCGGAACCATCGTGCGCGGAGAAGAAAAGATAAGGGTGGAATCATGA
- the tsf gene encoding translation elongation factor Ts gives MVTISATQVKDLREKTGAGMMDCKKALTECDGDFDKATKYLREKGMADAAKRSGRTTKEGVVFSYIHPGNRIGVLVEINCETDFVARTPAFQDFAKDIAMHVAASSPLYLQRDQVPESALANEREILANQARESGKPANVIDKIVDGRIDKFYSQICLLEQPFIKDMNITVEDYAKETMGKLGENIQIRRFVRFQLGEELQ, from the coding sequence ATGGTAACAATTTCTGCAACTCAAGTGAAAGATCTTCGCGAAAAAACCGGCGCAGGCATGATGGATTGCAAAAAAGCCCTGACGGAATGCGATGGGGATTTCGATAAAGCGACTAAATATCTGCGGGAAAAAGGAATGGCGGATGCGGCGAAACGCAGCGGACGCACAACCAAAGAGGGCGTCGTCTTTTCTTACATTCACCCCGGCAATCGCATTGGCGTTCTGGTGGAAATCAATTGCGAAACCGATTTCGTGGCCCGCACCCCCGCCTTCCAGGACTTCGCCAAGGACATTGCCATGCATGTAGCGGCGTCTTCTCCTCTCTATCTCCAACGGGATCAAGTGCCGGAATCGGCGCTGGCCAACGAAAGGGAGATTCTCGCCAACCAGGCCAGAGAATCGGGCAAACCCGCCAATGTCATCGATAAGATCGTCGATGGGCGAATCGATAAGTTTTATTCCCAGATTTGCCTTCTCGAGCAACCTTTCATTAAGGATATGAACATCACCGTGGAAGATTACGCCAAAGAAACGATGGGCAAACTGGGCGAAAATATTCAAATTCGCCGCTTCGTTCGCTTCCAATTGGGAGAAGAACTACAATAA
- the rpsB gene encoding 30S ribosomal protein S2 — protein sequence MSNVSMKQLLESGVHFGHQTRRWNPKMAKYIFGQRNGIYIIDLKKTVRLLKEACRFVRDIAAEGGTVLFVGTKKQAQDTVKEEAKRCGQYYVNQRWLGGMLTNYDTIRKSINKLKELDVQLSDESGTGLRRTKKERQEMLKLRDKLQKNLAGIKDMNEIPSVLFVTDTRKERISVLEARRLGIPVVAIVDTNCDPDDIDYVIPGNDDAIRAVRLIASRIAESVIEGRMAASEGAALDSEGEIADDETANEADEAEKEDASHNASAESNKLAASSAESNPVE from the coding sequence TTGTCCAACGTAAGCATGAAACAACTCCTAGAATCCGGAGTCCATTTCGGGCATCAGACGCGCCGATGGAATCCGAAAATGGCCAAGTACATCTTCGGCCAGCGCAACGGCATCTATATCATCGACTTGAAAAAGACCGTGCGTTTACTGAAAGAAGCCTGCCGCTTCGTACGCGACATCGCGGCGGAAGGCGGAACCGTCCTCTTTGTCGGCACCAAGAAACAAGCTCAGGACACCGTCAAAGAAGAAGCCAAACGTTGCGGACAATATTACGTCAATCAACGATGGCTGGGCGGCATGTTGACGAACTACGACACCATTCGTAAAAGCATCAACAAATTGAAGGAATTGGACGTCCAACTGAGCGACGAAAGCGGAACCGGTCTTCGCCGAACCAAGAAAGAGCGGCAAGAGATGCTCAAACTGAGGGATAAATTGCAAAAGAACCTCGCAGGCATCAAGGACATGAACGAAATTCCTTCCGTTCTTTTCGTAACGGATACCCGCAAAGAAAGAATCTCCGTCCTGGAAGCCAGGCGGCTGGGAATACCCGTTGTAGCCATTGTCGATACGAACTGCGATCCCGACGACATCGATTACGTCATTCCTGGCAACGACGACGCCATCCGGGCGGTGCGCCTGATCGCTTCCCGCATCGCCGAATCGGTCATTGAAGGCCGCATGGCCGCTTCCGAAGGCGCGGCGCTCGACAGCGAAGGCGAAATCGCGGATGACGAAACGGCAAATGAAGCGGATGAGGCCGAAAAGGAAGACGCAAGCCATAACGCTTCCGCCGAATCCAACAAATTGGCGGCCTCATCGGCGGAATCGAATCCCGTAGAATAA
- the tpiA gene encoding triose-phosphate isomerase → MRKLIIAGNWKMNAGTAAAAESLAKGIAAKHGQTSAVDIVFCPPFTSLKETGAVIKGTKIALGGQNLYPKADGAYTGEISPLFLLDCGCRYVILGHSERRTYFKESNEFINEKVKCAFANNLIPIMCIGETEQEREQGKTQDVVEDHLRGGLAGLSAEQVKSMIVAYEPVWAIGTGKTATPEDAQSVHAFARGLIAKLYDDATAQTVRIQYGGSVKASNAKELLTQPDIDGALVGGASLKVDDFAGIIENSGAL, encoded by the coding sequence ATGCGCAAACTCATCATAGCGGGAAATTGGAAAATGAACGCGGGAACAGCGGCGGCGGCGGAAAGTCTCGCCAAAGGCATCGCCGCCAAGCATGGTCAGACGAGCGCCGTCGATATCGTCTTTTGCCCCCCCTTCACCTCGTTGAAGGAAACCGGCGCCGTCATTAAGGGAACGAAAATCGCGCTCGGCGGCCAGAACCTCTACCCGAAAGCCGACGGCGCCTACACTGGCGAAATCTCGCCCCTCTTCCTGCTCGATTGCGGATGCCGATACGTCATCCTCGGCCATTCCGAACGCCGGACTTACTTCAAGGAATCCAATGAATTCATCAATGAAAAGGTAAAATGCGCCTTCGCCAACAACTTGATCCCCATCATGTGCATCGGCGAAACGGAGCAGGAACGCGAACAAGGCAAGACGCAAGATGTCGTGGAAGATCACCTTCGCGGCGGACTCGCCGGACTAAGCGCCGAGCAGGTCAAATCGATGATCGTCGCCTACGAACCCGTCTGGGCTATCGGCACGGGCAAAACCGCCACGCCGGAAGACGCCCAATCCGTCCACGCTTTCGCCCGCGGACTCATCGCCAAGTTGTATGACGACGCTACGGCGCAAACGGTGCGCATCCAATACGGCGGCAGCGTCAAAGCCAGCAACGCCAAGGAACTGCTGACCCAACCCGACATCGACGGCGCACTCGTCGGCGGCGCCAGTTTGAAAGTGGACGATTTCGCCGGCATCATCGAAAATAGCGGCGCTCTGTAA
- a CDS encoding DUF1080 domain-containing protein, whose amino-acid sequence MKRGIFIMAAVLLAGILSAGAAERAQRNEWIPLFNGKNLDGWEPINGTAKYEVKDGAIVGTTAEGSPNSFLCTKKHFGDFVLQFEVKVDDRLNSGVQVRSNSFKDYQNGRVHGYQVEIAAGGFSGFIYDEARRGKWLSEDRCDKAASEKAFRKGEWNKYRVRCVGDSIKTWINGVPIADVIDDMTESGFIGLQVHVFQGDSPASVMWRKIRIREVKIQEREKTEAK is encoded by the coding sequence ATGAAGCGCGGAATATTCATAATGGCGGCGGTTTTGTTGGCGGGAATCTTAAGCGCGGGAGCGGCGGAAAGAGCGCAGAGAAACGAATGGATTCCGCTGTTCAACGGCAAGAACCTTGACGGCTGGGAGCCAATCAACGGAACGGCGAAATACGAAGTGAAAGACGGCGCCATCGTGGGAACGACGGCGGAAGGCAGCCCCAATTCGTTCCTCTGCACCAAAAAGCATTTCGGCGATTTCGTGCTGCAATTCGAGGTGAAAGTCGACGACCGCCTCAACTCCGGCGTCCAAGTCCGCAGCAACAGTTTTAAGGATTACCAGAACGGCCGCGTCCACGGCTACCAGGTGGAGATCGCGGCGGGCGGCTTTTCGGGCTTCATCTACGACGAGGCGCGACGGGGGAAGTGGCTGAGCGAAGACCGTTGCGACAAGGCGGCGTCGGAGAAGGCGTTCCGGAAAGGCGAATGGAACAAATACCGCGTCCGCTGCGTAGGCGATTCCATCAAAACATGGATCAACGGCGTTCCCATCGCCGACGTGATCGATGATATGACCGAGTCGGGATTCATCGGCCTGCAAGTCCACGTCTTCCAAGGCGATTCTCCGGCGTCGGTAATGTGGCGCAAAATCCGCATCCGAGAAGTGAAAATCCAGGAGAGGGAAAAGACGGAAGCGAAATAG
- a CDS encoding histidinol-phosphatase HisJ family protein, whose translation MNRILYDSHIHTHLCKHAIGAPGEYAAAAERRGLRGIIFTCHNPVPGDWSPEYRMELDEFDEYVALVARTREEWLGRVDVRLGMEFDYIPGMKNWIETLMERAQFQYRLGSVHAPITDYMERFFYGDILRFQRIYFDHIAQAAETGLFHAIAHPDVVKHAIPSRWRVEEVMDELKRSLDCIAAAGTALEFNTSGANKIPSEMNPGREMLREMKARDIPVVIGSDSHTPDRVGDRFEEAFDALLEAGYRSVCYFIDGEKREISIEEAKASLLVHAV comes from the coding sequence ATGAATCGAATTCTATACGACAGCCATATTCATACGCATCTCTGCAAACACGCCATTGGGGCGCCGGGCGAATACGCCGCGGCGGCGGAACGGCGGGGATTGCGGGGGATAATTTTTACTTGCCACAATCCCGTTCCCGGCGATTGGTCTCCAGAATACCGCATGGAATTGGACGAATTCGACGAATATGTCGCGCTGGTCGCACGAACGCGGGAAGAGTGGCTGGGGCGCGTCGATGTGCGGCTGGGGATGGAATTCGATTATATCCCCGGCATGAAGAATTGGATCGAAACGCTCATGGAACGGGCGCAGTTTCAATACCGCCTTGGCTCCGTCCATGCTCCAATTACCGATTATATGGAACGTTTTTTTTATGGCGATATTTTGAGATTTCAGAGAATCTATTTCGATCACATCGCCCAAGCGGCGGAAACGGGGCTGTTTCACGCCATCGCCCACCCCGATGTCGTCAAGCACGCCATACCCAGCCGTTGGCGCGTCGAAGAGGTTATGGACGAGTTGAAACGCAGCCTGGATTGCATCGCGGCGGCGGGGACGGCGCTGGAATTCAACACCTCCGGCGCCAATAAGATTCCCTCCGAAATGAATCCCGGCAGGGAAATGCTGCGGGAAATGAAAGCGCGGGATATTCCCGTCGTCATCGGCTCCGACTCCCATACGCCGGACCGCGTAGGCGACCGTTTCGAGGAGGCCTTCGACGCATTGCTGGAAGCGGGATATCGATCCGTCTGCTATTTCATCGACGGCGAGAAGCGGGAGATTTCCATCGAGGAAGCGAAGGCTTCGCTATTGGTTCATGCAGTATAA